One Synechococcus sp. PROS-9-1 DNA window includes the following coding sequences:
- the dusB gene encoding tRNA dihydrouridine synthase DusB codes for MPLKIQGRLLERQLRCRALQSPLAGVSDRIFRNLVRRWAPDALLFTEMVNATSLELGHGRLKMDGLQEETGPIGVQLFDHHPDAMADAARRAADAGAFLIDINMGCPVRKIARKGGGSGLIRDPDLACRIVEKVEAAVGLPVTVKTRLGWCSEHNAIGVEAAVNWCRRLEDAGARMLTLHGRTREQRFSGTADWNAIAAVKAALRIPVIANGDVNSPEEALRCLRITGADGVMVGRGSMGAPWLVGQIDAALSGLPIPTTPAPLDRLVLAKEQLLALIEARGDHGLLIARKHMSWTCTGFPGASQFRQQLMRAPTPAAALDLLDQQMQRIQ; via the coding sequence ATGCCGCTGAAGATTCAGGGTCGACTTTTAGAGCGACAACTCAGGTGCCGCGCACTGCAATCCCCCCTGGCTGGCGTCAGCGATCGGATTTTCAGAAACCTGGTGCGTCGCTGGGCTCCCGATGCACTGCTGTTCACCGAGATGGTGAATGCCACCAGCCTGGAGCTGGGCCACGGACGGCTCAAAATGGATGGGCTGCAAGAAGAAACAGGGCCCATTGGGGTGCAGCTGTTTGATCATCATCCCGACGCGATGGCAGATGCAGCCCGCCGTGCCGCCGATGCCGGAGCCTTCCTGATCGACATCAACATGGGCTGTCCTGTTCGCAAAATCGCCCGTAAAGGCGGGGGCAGCGGGCTGATTCGTGACCCAGATCTGGCCTGCAGAATTGTGGAAAAAGTGGAGGCCGCAGTGGGGCTTCCAGTCACGGTGAAAACGCGCCTCGGTTGGTGTAGTGAACACAACGCCATAGGGGTTGAGGCCGCCGTGAACTGGTGCCGACGCTTGGAAGATGCAGGAGCGCGAATGCTGACGCTCCACGGCCGCACGCGAGAGCAACGCTTCAGCGGCACTGCGGATTGGAACGCGATTGCCGCTGTCAAAGCAGCCCTACGCATTCCTGTGATCGCCAATGGAGATGTGAACAGCCCTGAGGAAGCGCTGCGTTGCCTGCGGATCACCGGGGCCGATGGCGTGATGGTGGGTCGCGGAAGCATGGGTGCCCCCTGGCTTGTGGGCCAAATCGATGCCGCACTGAGTGGCCTGCCGATTCCAACAACGCCCGCACCACTGGATCGCCTAGTCCTCGCCAAAGAACAACTTCTGGCGCTAATCGAGGCACGCGGAGATCATGGCCTGCTGATTGCGCGAAAACACATGAGCTGGACTTGCACTGGCTTCCCCGGCGCATCCCAGTTTCGGCAGCAACTCATGCGCGCTCCCACGCCTGCCGCGGCCCTTGATCTACTCGATCAACAGATGCAGCGAATTCAGTGA
- a CDS encoding DUF1823 family protein — MSPTPWPLSRLLLDRILEDRMSDRFVAERVWERLGYQPQGEGLIWLAGPETPSTWREVFPQAPEVISIRPASVQLTRSIPREHKQLLKEQLKFAGYRIGELYPRRTRRATAVNWLLAWLAAREQLLAEDGPLPPLLDPPLNPVSGHPGDLPVS; from the coding sequence ATGTCCCCTACCCCTTGGCCGCTTAGCCGCTTGTTGTTGGATCGAATCCTGGAAGACCGAATGAGTGATCGCTTTGTGGCAGAGAGGGTTTGGGAGCGCTTGGGGTACCAGCCGCAGGGGGAAGGCCTGATCTGGCTTGCTGGGCCTGAGACGCCCTCGACGTGGAGAGAGGTGTTCCCCCAGGCCCCTGAAGTGATCAGTATTCGCCCAGCTTCCGTGCAACTCACCCGCTCGATTCCACGCGAGCACAAGCAGCTGTTGAAAGAGCAGCTGAAGTTTGCCGGGTATCGGATCGGGGAGCTTTACCCCCGGCGCACGCGTCGCGCTACAGCCGTGAATTGGCTGCTGGCCTGGCTTGCAGCCCGGGAGCAGTTGCTGGCAGAGGACGGCCCCCTGCCACCGCTGCTTGATCCGCCGCTCAACCCAGTGAGCGGTCACCCAGGTGATCTTCCTGTGAGTTGA
- the der gene encoding ribosome biogenesis GTPase Der, translated as MARPVVAIIGRPNVGKSTLVNRLCRSREAIVHDQPGVTRDRTYQDGYWGDREFKVVDTGGLVFDDDSEFLPEIREQASLALAEASVALVIVDGQQGLTAADESIAEWLRTQNCKTLLAVNKCESPEQGLGMAAEFWRLGLGEPHPISAIHGAGTAELLDQVLTFLPPKDEESDEEEPIQLAIIGRPNVGKSSLLNAICGEMRAIVSPIRGTTRDTIDTRIERENRPWRLIDTAGIRRRRSVNYGPEFFGINRSFKAIERSDVCVLVIDALDGVTEQDQRLAGRIEEDGRACVVVVNKWDAVEKDSHTMSAMEKELRAKLYFLDWAPMLFTSALTGQRVDSIFALASLAVEQHRRRVSTSVVNEVLKEALSWRSPPTTRGGRQGRLYYGTQVASRPPSFTLFVNEPKLFGDTYRRYVERQIREGLGFDGTPVKLFWRGKQQRDAEKELVRQQHRQG; from the coding sequence TTGGCGCGTCCGGTCGTAGCAATCATCGGCCGTCCCAACGTCGGCAAGTCCACCTTGGTGAATCGTCTCTGTAGAAGTCGTGAGGCGATTGTTCACGACCAGCCAGGTGTGACGCGAGATCGCACCTATCAAGACGGCTATTGGGGTGATCGAGAATTCAAGGTGGTGGACACCGGGGGCCTGGTCTTCGATGACGACAGTGAGTTCCTTCCTGAAATCCGGGAGCAGGCCAGCCTCGCCCTCGCTGAAGCCAGCGTGGCGTTGGTGATTGTGGATGGTCAGCAGGGATTGACGGCTGCTGATGAATCGATCGCGGAATGGCTGCGTACGCAGAACTGCAAGACCCTGCTGGCGGTCAATAAGTGTGAGTCTCCGGAGCAGGGATTAGGGATGGCCGCGGAGTTCTGGCGGCTCGGTCTTGGTGAACCCCATCCGATTTCGGCGATCCATGGTGCTGGCACCGCCGAGCTGCTCGATCAGGTACTCACTTTCCTTCCGCCCAAGGATGAAGAGAGCGATGAAGAGGAGCCGATTCAGCTCGCGATCATTGGCCGCCCCAACGTGGGGAAGTCCAGCTTGCTCAACGCCATCTGTGGTGAGATGCGGGCGATTGTGAGTCCGATTCGTGGCACCACCCGCGACACGATTGATACACGCATTGAACGGGAGAATCGTCCCTGGAGATTGATCGACACCGCAGGGATACGTCGGCGTCGCAGTGTGAATTACGGGCCGGAATTTTTTGGGATCAACCGCAGTTTTAAAGCGATCGAACGCAGTGATGTCTGCGTTTTAGTGATCGATGCTCTCGATGGTGTAACCGAGCAGGATCAACGCTTAGCGGGACGGATCGAAGAGGACGGTCGCGCTTGCGTGGTGGTGGTGAACAAGTGGGATGCGGTGGAAAAAGACAGCCACACGATGTCGGCGATGGAGAAGGAGCTGCGCGCCAAGCTCTATTTCCTTGATTGGGCTCCGATGCTGTTTACCTCTGCACTCACGGGGCAGCGGGTCGACAGCATTTTCGCCTTGGCGTCTCTTGCTGTGGAACAGCACCGCCGCCGGGTGAGCACATCAGTTGTGAACGAAGTTCTCAAGGAAGCCCTCAGCTGGCGAAGTCCTCCCACCACTCGTGGTGGCCGGCAGGGCCGCTTGTACTACGGCACCCAGGTGGCGAGTCGTCCGCCCAGTTTCACCTTGTTCGTGAATGAGCCCAAGCTGTTTGGCGATACCTATCGCCGCTATGTGGAGCGTCAAATTCGTGAAGGCCTCGGCTTTGACGGCACTCCGGTGAAGCTGTTCTGGCGTGGCAAGCAACAGCGGGATGCGGAAAAGGAGCTGGTCCGCCAGCAGCACCGCCAAGGCTGA